One part of the Quercus lobata isolate SW786 chromosome 7, ValleyOak3.0 Primary Assembly, whole genome shotgun sequence genome encodes these proteins:
- the LOC115953190 gene encoding U11/U12 small nuclear ribonucleoprotein 65 kDa protein isoform X2, translated as MMMMQQQQQLGFEAIASKPSDSEAMIALLIRHLPEAIPHDTLSRLFSHYGASSVRPCSSPRLRNCAFLDFNNEALAYQAQRQLNGLRFLGKVLSVERASSNKPNLDNKLQSSEARNDNDFVPPSSLVKDATLTKDKTQRSIPSAEPIAPRLGVDYPFPPYLEYAYPPPDGNILTNIVNALIAVPRFYTQVLHLMNKMNIPAPFRMALPTPPLPPLVPAPPPPPPPVSAKPHAADLSSDESEMESSDEEIDVKAYSVGASAVKKSGRKRLRQEAIVGPAVDKDVAHEAIGVKPATLVPKEIPMIKKKNPVLQIKIAPKMIQNEHRDESTAEELEEPDKEGSDIKSYATPEELEGGKLPPEEILSLPMFKLYKQACMNVISNSSYFLLFSHNKAVLQFLLP; from the exons atgatgatgatgcagcagcagcagcagttGGGGTTTGAAGCAATAGCATCAAAACCCTCAGACTCAGAAGCAATGATTGCCCTTTTGATTCGTCACCTTCCTGAAGCTATTCCTCATGATACCCTCTCCAGGCTCTTCTCCCACTATGGTGCTTCTTCAGTCCGACCTTGCTCTTCTCCAAG ATTGAGAAACTGTGCGTTTCTGGATTTCAACAATGAAGCATTGGCTTACCAGGCTCAACGTCAGTTAAATGG GTTGAGGTTTCTTGGTAAAGTGTTATCAGTGGAGAGAGCTAGTAGTAATAAGCCAAACCTTGATAACAAACTTCAATCAAGTGAAGCTCGAAATGACAATGATTTTGTACCACCATCATCTTTGGTCAAGGATGCTACTCTCACCAAAGATAAGACTCAGCGTTCAATACCTTCTGCTGAACCCATTGCCCCAAGGCTTGGTGTCGACTATCCATTCCCTCCTTACCTTGA GTATGCTTATCCTCCACCGGATGGAAATATACTTACCAACATTGTAAACGCTCTTATTGCCGTTCCTCGCTTTTATACACAG GTGTTGCACTTGATGAACAAAATGAATATCCCAGCTCCATTTCGTATGGCTCTCCCCACTCCACCCCTTCCTCCTTTGGTACCtgcaccgccaccaccaccacctcccgTATCTGCAAAGCCTCATGCGGCAGATCTGTCCAGTGATGAGTCAGAAATGGAATCTTCAGATGAG GAAATTGATGTAAAAGCCTATTCTGTTGGAGCTTCAGCAGTAAAAAAATCTGGTCGAAAGCGTCTCAGGCAAGAAGCAATTGTGGGCCCTGCAGTTGATAAAGATGTCGCTCATGAGGCTATTGGAGTCAAACCTGCCACCTTGGTTCCAAAAGAAATTCCAATGATTAAAAAGAAGAACCCTGTGTTACAG ATCAAAATTGCTCCAAAAATGATTCAGAATGAACATAGGGATGAAAGCACAGCAGAAGAATTAGAGGAGCCTGACAAAGAAGGTTCAGATATTAAATCCTATGCAACCCCAGAAGAATTAGAGGGTGGAAAGTTGCCTCCAGAGGAAATTTTATCGCTACCAATGTTTAAG TTGTACAAACAAGCATGTATGAATGTCATCAGCAATTCATCATATTTCTTGCTGTTTTCCCATAATAAAGCTGTTTTGCAGTTCTTGCTGCCCTGA
- the LOC115953190 gene encoding U11/U12 small nuclear ribonucleoprotein 65 kDa protein isoform X1 — MMMMQQQQQLGFEAIASKPSDSEAMIALLIRHLPEAIPHDTLSRLFSHYGASSVRPCSSPRLRNCAFLDFNNEALAYQAQRQLNGLRFLGKVLSVERASSNKPNLDNKLQSSEARNDNDFVPPSSLVKDATLTKDKTQRSIPSAEPIAPRLGVDYPFPPYLEYAYPPPDGNILTNIVNALIAVPRFYTQVLHLMNKMNIPAPFRMALPTPPLPPLVPAPPPPPPPVSAKPHAADLSSDESEMESSDEEIDVKAYSVGASAVKKSGRKRLRQEAIVGPAVDKDVAHEAIGVKPATLVPKEIPMIKKKNPVLQIKIAPKMIQNEHRDESTAEELEEPDKEGSDIKSYATPEELEGGKLPPEEILSLPMFKNYAAGNPASVLYIKNLAKDVIADDFYFIFGSLFGSIDAAKSGLSVKLMQEGRMRGQAFVTFPSAEVAHHALNLVNGYVFKGKPMIIQFGRNPAATKAN, encoded by the exons atgatgatgatgcagcagcagcagcagttGGGGTTTGAAGCAATAGCATCAAAACCCTCAGACTCAGAAGCAATGATTGCCCTTTTGATTCGTCACCTTCCTGAAGCTATTCCTCATGATACCCTCTCCAGGCTCTTCTCCCACTATGGTGCTTCTTCAGTCCGACCTTGCTCTTCTCCAAG ATTGAGAAACTGTGCGTTTCTGGATTTCAACAATGAAGCATTGGCTTACCAGGCTCAACGTCAGTTAAATGG GTTGAGGTTTCTTGGTAAAGTGTTATCAGTGGAGAGAGCTAGTAGTAATAAGCCAAACCTTGATAACAAACTTCAATCAAGTGAAGCTCGAAATGACAATGATTTTGTACCACCATCATCTTTGGTCAAGGATGCTACTCTCACCAAAGATAAGACTCAGCGTTCAATACCTTCTGCTGAACCCATTGCCCCAAGGCTTGGTGTCGACTATCCATTCCCTCCTTACCTTGA GTATGCTTATCCTCCACCGGATGGAAATATACTTACCAACATTGTAAACGCTCTTATTGCCGTTCCTCGCTTTTATACACAG GTGTTGCACTTGATGAACAAAATGAATATCCCAGCTCCATTTCGTATGGCTCTCCCCACTCCACCCCTTCCTCCTTTGGTACCtgcaccgccaccaccaccacctcccgTATCTGCAAAGCCTCATGCGGCAGATCTGTCCAGTGATGAGTCAGAAATGGAATCTTCAGATGAG GAAATTGATGTAAAAGCCTATTCTGTTGGAGCTTCAGCAGTAAAAAAATCTGGTCGAAAGCGTCTCAGGCAAGAAGCAATTGTGGGCCCTGCAGTTGATAAAGATGTCGCTCATGAGGCTATTGGAGTCAAACCTGCCACCTTGGTTCCAAAAGAAATTCCAATGATTAAAAAGAAGAACCCTGTGTTACAG ATCAAAATTGCTCCAAAAATGATTCAGAATGAACATAGGGATGAAAGCACAGCAGAAGAATTAGAGGAGCCTGACAAAGAAGGTTCAGATATTAAATCCTATGCAACCCCAGAAGAATTAGAGGGTGGAAAGTTGCCTCCAGAGGAAATTTTATCGCTACCAATGTTTAAG AATTATGCAGCTGGGAATCCTGCGTCAGTGTTGTATATAAAGAACTTGGCAAAGGACGTGATTGCTGATGACTTCTACTTCATATTTG GATCATTATTTGGAAGCATTGATGCAGCTAAATCTGGTCTTAGCGTAAAGCTTATGCAG GAAGGCAGAATGAGAGGTCAAGCTTTTGTGACATTTCCATCAGCCGAAGTTGCCCATCATGCATTG
- the LOC115951739 gene encoding uncharacterized protein LOC115951739, producing the protein MAGPILSREEEAELARSNKKVKNVSHAGFEDHMREGLTSFPLNSGVARHPLSFRDKLVGEIPGAYVQAFNFSELMEADEDSDSESSNLREGLVAVPFSKELKNRIRSPWSKSLIVKVYGRTVGFSFLHGRLLSLWKPVGKLDCVDLGKEFFLVRFSVREDCEAVLRNGPWFIGENFLSIRPWEPNFNPAEANISSVAIWVRLNELPIEYYHVEALQLIGNVIGKVLRIDTNTANESRGRFARLCIQVDVGKPLTTALLIGGKEQPVCYEGIQRLCFSCGRIGHRRENCPFVVRKYDSQARENDENYGTPVNQDDVVHAPASAGTTSGTSKDKGAYECMAGEDELVDNAKDVYGPWIMVTRKRNGNKVTKQMVPTDQSTQKMRGEGKFGSNIPTLREGKRKGATEVNPFEAQMANAVQSISNGPKHAHHSQGQPHVVNNSPRTELSPSVRGKKGMARNRASLTLTKQATASFAVKGAATNEKIFSVDNPCANGNETFNFQAKSIGQSSSSSSNGQQNRSWQEEMQPEDQADMEARACSVMVESGEDEFSHAKANPGRAELAAGGQNASGSIVVEKERPGIGHGAAEQMDFEEDKGVGPPSS; encoded by the coding sequence ATGGCTGGCCCTATTCTCTctagagaggaagaagcagagttAGCTCGCAGTAACAAAAAAGTGAAGAATGTTAGTCACGCCGGATTCGAGGACCATATGAGGGAAGGCCTGACATCCTTTCCTTTGAACTCTGGGGTAGCTAGACACCCTCTGTCTTTCAGGGATAAGCTTGTAGGAGAAATACCCGGTGCGTATGTTCAAGCTTTTAACTTTTCTGAACTAATGGAGGCAGACGAGGATTCAGACTCTGAGAGTTCCAATCTTAGAGAGGGCCTTGTTGCTGTTCCGTTCTCCAAAGAGCTCAAGAACCGTATTAGGTCTCCGTGGAGCAAAAGTCTTATTGTCAAAGTTTATGGGAGAACTGTTGGGTTTTCTTTCCTCCATGGCCGCTTGCTGTCATTGTGGAAGCCGGTGGGGAAGCTTGACTGCGTGGACCTTGGTAAGGAGTTCTTTCTAGTCCGGTTTTCTGTCAGAGAGGACTGTGAAGCTGTGCTTAGAAATGGTCCATGGTTTAtaggagaaaattttctttccattagGCCATGGGAACCAAACTTTAATCCAGCAGAGGCAAATATCTCGTCGGTTGCCATTTGGGTGAGGTTGAATGAGCTTCCCATTGAATATTATCATGTAGAAGCTCTCCAACTCATTGGGAATGTGATTGGCAAGGTGTTAAGAATAGATACAAATACAGCTAATGAGTCTAGGGGACGGTTTGCTCGCCTATGTATTCAGGTGGACGTTGGTAAGCCGCTTACCACAGCGCTGCTCATTGGTGGAAAGGAACAACCCGTGTGTTATGAAGGAATACAGAGACTATGTTTTTCTTGTGGAAGAATTGGCCACCGACGTGAAAATTGCCCTTTTGTTGTTCGGAAATATGATTCTCAGGCGAGGGAGAATGATGAAAATTATGGTACGCCGGTGAACCAAGACGACGTTGTGCATGCTCCTGCAAGTGCAGGTACCACGTCGGGCACGTCCAAGGACAAAGGAGCGTATGAGTGTATGGCAGGCGAGGATGAGTTGGTGGACAATGCCAAGGACGTTTACGGTCCGTGGATTATGGTGACACGCAAAAGGAATGGGAACAAGGTGACAAAGCAAATGGTCCCCACTGATCAGAGCACACAAAAGATGAGAGGGGAAGGAAAGTTTGGGTCTAATATTCCAACCCTTAGGGAAGGCAAGAGGAAAGGGGCCACGGAAGTTAATCCATTTGAGGCCCAAATGGCCAATGCGGTCCAATCAATCTCCAATGGGCCGAAGCATGCACACCATAGTCAAGGACAGCCCCACGTGGTTAACAACAGCCCAAGAACTGAGTTAAGCCCCTCTGTTAGGGGTAAGAAAGGAATGGCCAGAAATAGGGCTTCTTTAACTTTGACTAAACAAGCAACAGCCAGCTTTGCAGTCAAAGGAGCGGCcactaatgaaaaaatattctcaGTAGATAATCCGTGTGCAAATGGAAATGAAACTTTCAACTTCCAAGCCAAGTCTATTGGGCAATCTTCAAGCTCTAGTTCTAATGGCCAACAAAACCGTTCTTGGCAAGAGGAGATGCAACCAGAAGATCAAGCGGACATGGAAGCTAGAGCTTGCTCTGTTATGGTGGAAAGTGGGGAAGATGAGTTTTCCCATGCCAAAGCTAACCCAGGTAGGGCGGAGCTCGCGGCAGGAGGCCAGAATGCGAGTGGGAGTATCGTGGTGGAGAAGGAGAGGCCGGGCATAGGCCATGGTGCGGCTGAGCAGATGGATTTTGAAGAAGACAAAGGAGTGGGCCCTCCCTCCAGTTGA